In the Natronolimnobius baerhuensis genome, one interval contains:
- the glpB gene encoding glycerol-3-phosphate dehydrogenase subunit GlpB: MAIEDDVLVIGGGIAGSMAALSAAEHTDRVRLVTYKQSTLRSASGLIDVLGYTPDGTGPLADPFDALEDLPDSHPYQRVGTDAVRDALALFDEITGDAYAGDHTETNALVPTHGGTVKPTARYPAATAAGLASDDRDTLLVGFETLPDFDAPLAAAHLEAAGVPFDTRGVTLAFPGIERDDAKVTRYAHLLERNESITMGTTTTGAREALVSLVDAHLEDESRVGFPAILGDDHADEVRESLADALGVDVFEVPMGPPSLPGMRLEDLLYDALEDAGVRVTSGVPVVDYDSETVAASETATADEVAADGGSDRETPGDGERIDRVIVDRNGTEIPHRADQYVLATGGLVGKGVRSERAGSAENDATGVVFEPIFDCHVPHAEDRYDWFVDDAFGEQPFARFGLESDRELRPLAADGTLEFVNLRAAGAVLGGYDFAAEKSGAGVSLATGYVAGKRAGEEVGE; encoded by the coding sequence ATGGCAATCGAAGACGACGTGCTCGTGATCGGCGGCGGGATTGCCGGCTCGATGGCCGCGCTTTCGGCCGCCGAGCACACTGATCGAGTTCGCCTGGTCACGTACAAACAGAGCACGCTGCGCAGCGCCAGTGGGTTGATCGACGTGCTCGGCTACACGCCGGATGGAACGGGGCCGCTTGCTGATCCGTTCGACGCACTCGAGGACCTGCCCGACAGTCACCCCTACCAGCGCGTCGGCACCGACGCCGTCCGCGATGCGCTGGCGTTGTTCGACGAGATTACGGGCGACGCCTACGCGGGCGACCACACCGAGACGAACGCGCTCGTGCCGACCCATGGCGGAACGGTCAAACCGACCGCCCGCTATCCGGCCGCGACCGCCGCCGGACTCGCGAGCGACGACCGCGACACGCTGCTCGTCGGCTTCGAAACCCTGCCGGACTTCGACGCCCCGCTCGCGGCAGCGCATCTCGAGGCCGCGGGCGTCCCCTTCGATACCCGCGGCGTCACGCTCGCGTTCCCCGGCATCGAGCGCGACGACGCGAAGGTGACGCGGTATGCCCACCTGCTCGAGCGAAACGAGTCGATCACGATGGGCACGACCACTACCGGCGCACGCGAGGCGCTCGTCTCACTCGTCGACGCCCACCTCGAGGACGAATCCCGCGTTGGCTTCCCCGCGATACTGGGCGACGACCACGCGGACGAGGTACGCGAGTCCCTCGCGGACGCACTCGGCGTTGACGTGTTCGAGGTCCCGATGGGACCACCCAGTTTGCCGGGGATGCGACTCGAGGACCTGCTCTACGACGCACTCGAGGATGCTGGCGTTCGCGTCACCTCGGGCGTCCCGGTCGTGGACTACGACTCCGAGACCGTGGCCGCGTCGGAGACGGCAACGGCCGACGAGGTCGCCGCCGACGGTGGCAGCGACCGCGAGACGCCAGGTGACGGCGAGCGGATCGACCGCGTCATCGTCGACCGCAACGGGACGGAAATCCCCCACCGCGCCGACCAGTACGTCCTCGCGACGGGCGGGCTCGTCGGGAAAGGCGTTCGCTCGGAGCGAGCGGGCAGTGCTGAAAACGACGCGACCGGCGTCGTGTTCGAGCCGATTTTCGACTGTCACGTCCCCCATGCCGAGGATCGCTACGACTGGTTCGTCGACGACGCCTTCGGCGAGCAGCCGTTCGCCCGCTTTGGCCTCGAGTCGGATCGAGAGCTTCGGCCGCTCGCAGCGGACGGGACGCTCGAGTTTGTGAATCTGCGGGCGGCCGGTGCGGTGCTGGGCGGCTACGACTTTGCGGCGGAGAAATCGGGCGCGGGCGTTTCGCTCGCGACGGGCTACGTCGCCGGCAAGCGGGCTGGCGAAGAGGTGGGCGAATGA
- the glpA gene encoding anaerobic glycerol-3-phosphate dehydrogenase subunit GlpA, with amino-acid sequence MARDTDVLVIGGGSTGCGIARDLAMRGLEVTLVERGNLTDGTTGRMHGLLHSGGRYAVSDQASATECIEENQILRDIAGHCVEETSGLFVQRPEDPDAYFEEKLEGCRDCDIPARVLSGREAREVEPYLATDTKRAIEVPDGAIDPFRLCVANALDAEAHGARIETHAEVIDLLREGDDIYGVEVRHESGPGKRTHATPGTTEEITAEYVVNASGAWAGQIGAMADLEIEVRPSKGVMTIMNVRQVDTVINRCRPKGDADIIVPHETTAILGTTDEEVADPDDYPEERWEVDQMIDTLSELVPILEDARTIRSFWGVRPLYEPPGTGTTDPTDITRDFFLLDHDDRDGVSGMASIVGGKFTTYRAMGEEIADHVCAKLGVRASCATAEESLPGSENLARLEDAMDDFGLRSPVARRSKQRLGSRSQAVLETDEPNPVICQCEGVTRAEIQDAIAQSGSDLNAVRIRTRASMGNCQGGFCCQNMANELHPTYDEETTRAALNELFQERWKGERHALWGQQLSQAMLNYALHATTMNRDRDPAGRPGDAQPNRDAQPSEDALEYAAFDGGA; translated from the coding sequence ATGGCACGGGACACCGACGTCCTCGTTATCGGCGGCGGCTCGACCGGCTGTGGCATCGCCAGAGATCTGGCAATGCGCGGCCTCGAGGTCACCCTCGTCGAACGAGGCAATCTAACGGACGGAACGACCGGCCGAATGCACGGACTCCTCCACAGCGGCGGTCGGTACGCGGTTTCCGACCAGGCCAGCGCGACGGAGTGTATCGAGGAAAACCAGATTCTGCGCGATATTGCGGGCCACTGCGTCGAGGAAACCAGTGGCCTGTTCGTCCAGCGCCCGGAGGATCCGGACGCGTACTTCGAGGAAAAACTCGAGGGGTGTCGCGACTGCGACATTCCGGCGCGCGTGCTTTCGGGACGCGAGGCCCGCGAGGTCGAACCTTATCTCGCGACGGATACCAAACGGGCAATCGAAGTGCCTGACGGCGCAATTGATCCGTTCCGCCTCTGCGTCGCGAACGCACTCGACGCGGAGGCCCACGGCGCGCGCATCGAGACCCACGCGGAGGTCATCGACCTCCTGCGCGAGGGCGACGACATCTACGGCGTCGAGGTGCGCCACGAGTCCGGCCCCGGCAAGCGGACGCACGCGACGCCTGGCACGACCGAGGAGATCACCGCCGAGTACGTCGTCAACGCGAGCGGCGCGTGGGCCGGTCAGATCGGCGCGATGGCCGACCTCGAGATCGAGGTTCGACCCTCGAAGGGCGTCATGACGATCATGAACGTCCGGCAGGTCGACACCGTCATCAACCGCTGCCGGCCGAAAGGCGACGCCGACATCATCGTGCCCCACGAGACGACCGCGATTTTGGGAACCACGGACGAGGAAGTTGCCGACCCCGACGACTACCCCGAGGAGCGCTGGGAGGTCGATCAGATGATCGACACGCTCTCCGAACTCGTCCCGATTCTCGAGGACGCCCGGACGATCCGGTCGTTTTGGGGCGTGCGCCCGCTGTACGAACCGCCGGGGACCGGTACGACCGACCCGACCGACATTACGCGCGATTTCTTCCTGCTGGATCACGACGACCGCGACGGCGTTTCGGGCATGGCGAGCATCGTCGGCGGGAAGTTCACGACCTACCGCGCGATGGGCGAGGAAATCGCCGATCACGTCTGTGCGAAACTCGGCGTCCGCGCGTCGTGTGCCACCGCCGAGGAGTCACTGCCCGGCAGCGAAAACCTCGCGCGACTCGAGGATGCGATGGACGACTTCGGCCTGCGCTCGCCCGTCGCCCGCCGGAGCAAACAGCGTCTGGGCAGTCGCTCACAGGCTGTCCTCGAGACCGACGAGCCGAATCCCGTCATCTGTCAGTGTGAGGGCGTCACCCGCGCAGAGATTCAGGATGCAATCGCCCAGTCTGGCTCGGACCTGAACGCGGTTCGGATCCGCACCCGCGCCTCGATGGGCAACTGTCAGGGCGGCTTTTGCTGTCAGAACATGGCGAACGAACTCCATCCTACCTACGACGAGGAGACGACTCGAGCCGCCCTCAACGAACTATTCCAGGAGCGCTGGAAGGGCGAACGCCACGCCCTGTGGGGCCAGCAACTCTCTCAGGCGATGCTCAACTACGCCCTCCACGCGACGACGATGAACCGAGATCGCGATCCCGCGGGCCGACCGGGGGACGCACAGCCAAACAGGGACGCACAGCCGAGCGAGGACGCACTCGAGTACGCGGCCTTCGACGGAGGTGCCTGA
- the glpK gene encoding glycerol kinase GlpK, whose product MTANTYVGAIDQGTTGTRFIIFDHSGSVVANAYEKHEQYYPEPGWVEHDAMEIWENTKTVTTQALGQAGISPEQLEAIGVTNQRETTVLWDADTGKPVHNAIVWQDRRTTERVEELEEEGKVEDIRAKTGLEADAYFAATKAEWLLEEGDPIKMERSRPSDVRDRAEEGDVLFGTIDSWLIYNLTGEHITEVTNASRTMLYNIHDLEWDDELLEEFSIPKKMLPEVRPSSDEETYGKTDPEGFLEAEIPVAGALGDQQAALFGQTCFDAGDAKNTYGTGSFFLMNTGNEAVTSDHGLLTTIGFQRSGDDVQYALEGSIFVTGAAIEWLEDVDLIDDPTETAELARSVDSTDGVYVVPAFTGLGAPHWDQRARGTIVGMTRGTRKEHIVRATLESIAYQTRDVAEAMEADSGIEMSSLKVDGGAVKNNFLCQLQSDIIGSEIVRPVVDETTALGSAYAAGLAVGYWDDLEELRDNWRVDREFEPSMARSVADRRYGRWNDAVDRSRDWARDGEE is encoded by the coding sequence ATGACAGCAAACACGTACGTCGGCGCAATTGATCAGGGAACGACCGGCACACGATTCATCATCTTCGACCACAGCGGATCGGTCGTCGCGAACGCCTACGAAAAGCACGAACAGTACTACCCGGAACCCGGCTGGGTCGAACACGACGCGATGGAAATCTGGGAGAATACCAAAACCGTCACGACGCAGGCACTCGGGCAGGCCGGCATCAGCCCCGAGCAACTCGAGGCCATCGGCGTGACCAACCAGCGCGAGACGACGGTGCTGTGGGACGCAGATACCGGGAAGCCAGTGCATAACGCCATCGTCTGGCAGGACCGACGGACCACCGAACGCGTCGAAGAACTCGAGGAGGAAGGCAAAGTCGAGGACATCCGGGCAAAAACCGGCCTCGAGGCCGACGCCTACTTCGCGGCGACGAAAGCCGAGTGGCTCCTCGAAGAGGGCGATCCGATCAAGATGGAGCGATCTCGCCCGTCGGACGTTCGCGACCGGGCCGAAGAGGGCGACGTGCTCTTTGGCACCATCGATAGCTGGCTGATCTACAACCTCACCGGCGAGCACATCACCGAGGTCACGAACGCCTCGCGGACAATGTTGTACAACATCCACGACCTCGAGTGGGACGACGAGTTACTCGAGGAGTTCTCGATTCCCAAGAAGATGTTGCCCGAGGTTCGCCCCTCGAGCGACGAAGAGACCTACGGAAAGACCGATCCGGAGGGCTTCCTCGAGGCCGAAATTCCGGTCGCAGGCGCACTGGGCGACCAGCAGGCGGCGCTGTTCGGCCAGACCTGTTTCGACGCCGGCGACGCAAAGAACACCTACGGGACCGGCTCCTTCTTCCTGATGAACACCGGCAACGAGGCCGTCACCTCCGATCACGGCCTGCTGACGACCATCGGCTTCCAGCGCTCCGGTGATGACGTCCAGTACGCACTCGAGGGCTCGATCTTCGTCACCGGCGCAGCCATCGAGTGGCTCGAGGACGTCGACCTGATCGATGACCCCACCGAGACCGCAGAACTCGCTCGCAGCGTCGACTCGACGGACGGCGTCTACGTCGTGCCCGCCTTCACCGGCCTCGGCGCGCCTCATTGGGACCAGCGCGCACGCGGCACTATCGTTGGCATGACGCGTGGCACCCGCAAGGAGCACATCGTCCGGGCAACACTCGAGTCGATTGCCTACCAGACGCGCGACGTCGCCGAGGCGATGGAAGCCGATTCGGGCATCGAAATGTCCTCGCTGAAAGTCGACGGCGGCGCAGTCAAGAACAACTTCCTCTGTCAGTTGCAGTCTGACATCATCGGCTCGGAGATTGTCCGCCCCGTCGTCGACGAGACGACCGCGCTCGGGTCGGCCTACGCTGCTGGACTCGCCGTTGGCTACTGGGACGACCTCGAGGAACTGCGGGACAACTGGCGCGTCGACCGCGAGTTCGAGCCGTCAATGGCGCGGTCCGTTGCGGATCGACGGTACGGTCGCTGGAACGACGCCGTCGACCGGTCGCGTGATTGGGCGCGTGACGGCGAGGAGTAA
- a CDS encoding HAD-IIB family hydrolase, whose protein sequence is MTADPPLVLDIDGTLTRPDGWGIDPRIFDPIREWDAPVVIATGKAFPYPVALCHFAGVPELVVAENGGVVYTGDDVFFTADRDAAQAVAEAYRAAGYELGWGEEDTVNRWRETEIAINLEQPIDPLREIAADYGLEVIDTGYAYHVKDADPNKGDGLAVIADHVGFDLADCVAVGDSINDVSTFETAGRSFAVSNADSDAKAAADEVLEEPHADGTLSVLERVQGTHA, encoded by the coding sequence ATGACCGCAGATCCACCGCTCGTCCTCGACATCGACGGCACGCTGACCCGCCCCGACGGCTGGGGTATCGACCCGCGCATTTTCGACCCGATTCGCGAGTGGGACGCCCCCGTCGTCATCGCCACCGGGAAAGCATTCCCCTACCCCGTTGCGCTCTGTCACTTCGCCGGCGTGCCGGAACTCGTCGTCGCCGAAAACGGCGGCGTCGTCTACACCGGCGACGACGTCTTCTTCACCGCCGACCGCGACGCCGCCCAGGCCGTTGCCGAAGCGTACCGTGCCGCTGGCTACGAGTTGGGCTGGGGCGAGGAAGATACCGTCAACCGCTGGCGCGAGACCGAAATCGCGATCAACTTAGAACAGCCCATCGACCCCCTCCGAGAGATCGCCGCCGACTACGGCCTCGAGGTGATCGACACCGGCTACGCCTATCACGTCAAAGACGCTGACCCGAACAAGGGTGACGGACTCGCAGTCATCGCCGATCACGTCGGCTTCGACCTTGCAGACTGCGTCGCTGTCGGTGACTCGATCAACGATGTCTCGACGTTCGAGACTGCCGGCCGGAGTTTCGCCGTCTCGAACGCCGATTCAGACGCGAAAGCGGCCGCCGACGAGGTGCTCGAGGAGCCACACGCTGATGGAACCCTGTCGGTCCTCGAGCGCGTCCAAGGAACTCACGCGTAA
- a CDS encoding heme o synthase, producing the protein MATDPFPRPIRTHRRFAALLAATALGVYLLLIVGATTSITNAASACSTWPICHTPTDPLSQTELAIAWGHRLTAVVVGLLVAATAVVAALGDASSRVRRTLLASSALYIIQIGVGAATAVSGPAAITPGLHLGLGVAIFAGIVLALAWDLELTTGSEDDQIDMRGEPEPIESPASDADPAGGRTLPSSGFARARLTAFAYFKMMKPRLMWLLCLVAAAGMALAAGPALDRYTIVATLGGGVLAIGASGTFNHVLERDVDQKMSRTADRPLANDLIPVSHALAFGGLLTVASLGAFATINMLAAALGLAAILFYSVVYTLLLKPNTVQNTVLGGFAGALPALIGWAAVTNEIGMPALALAGVIFLWTPAHFYNLALAYKDDYARGGFPMMPVVRGETETRKHIIYYLAATLASTVALAWLTDLGALYAATVAIFGGIFLWTAVVLHFEQTEAAAFRSFHASNAFLGAVLVAVLVDALVL; encoded by the coding sequence GTGGCAACTGATCCGTTCCCCCGGCCGATCCGGACTCACCGGCGCTTTGCTGCACTACTGGCAGCGACCGCCCTCGGCGTCTATCTCCTGTTGATCGTCGGGGCGACGACCTCGATTACGAACGCCGCGTCGGCCTGCTCGACGTGGCCGATTTGCCACACGCCAACTGACCCACTGAGTCAGACGGAACTCGCAATCGCCTGGGGCCACCGCCTCACCGCCGTCGTCGTTGGCCTGCTCGTCGCCGCAACCGCCGTCGTCGCCGCTCTCGGTGACGCCTCGAGTCGCGTGCGTCGAACACTGCTCGCCTCGAGTGCGCTCTATATCATCCAGATCGGTGTCGGCGCAGCGACCGCGGTCTCTGGCCCCGCGGCCATCACACCCGGCTTGCATCTCGGCCTTGGCGTCGCCATCTTCGCCGGCATCGTCCTTGCGCTCGCCTGGGACCTCGAACTCACAACCGGGAGCGAGGACGATCAGATCGACATGCGCGGCGAACCCGAGCCAATCGAATCACCCGCCTCGGACGCCGACCCAGCGGGCGGCCGAACGCTCCCCTCGAGTGGATTCGCTCGAGCGCGACTCACCGCCTTTGCCTATTTCAAGATGATGAAGCCACGGCTGATGTGGCTGCTTTGTCTCGTCGCCGCCGCGGGGATGGCACTGGCTGCTGGCCCTGCGCTTGATCGCTACACCATTGTTGCGACGCTCGGCGGCGGCGTCCTCGCAATCGGCGCGAGCGGAACGTTCAATCACGTCCTCGAGCGCGACGTCGACCAGAAAATGTCTCGAACGGCGGACCGACCGCTGGCGAACGATCTGATCCCTGTCTCGCACGCGCTCGCGTTCGGTGGCCTGCTGACGGTTGCCTCGCTCGGCGCATTCGCGACAATCAACATGCTTGCGGCCGCTCTCGGACTCGCCGCGATCCTGTTTTACAGCGTCGTCTACACGCTCTTGTTAAAGCCGAATACCGTCCAAAACACCGTCCTCGGTGGATTTGCAGGCGCGCTGCCAGCACTGATCGGCTGGGCTGCGGTGACGAACGAAATCGGCATGCCAGCACTCGCACTCGCCGGTGTCATCTTCCTCTGGACGCCAGCGCACTTTTACAACCTCGCGCTTGCCTACAAGGACGACTACGCTCGTGGCGGCTTCCCGATGATGCCCGTCGTCCGTGGCGAAACCGAGACGCGAAAGCACATCATCTACTACCTCGCCGCAACACTCGCCTCGACGGTCGCACTCGCCTGGCTGACCGACCTCGGTGCACTCTATGCCGCAACGGTCGCCATCTTCGGCGGCATTTTCCTCTGGACTGCCGTCGTCCTTCACTTCGAGCAAACTGAGGCCGCGGCGTTCCGCTCGTTCCACGCCTCGAACGCCTTCCTCGGTGCCGTGCTCGTTGCCGTCCTCGTCGACGCACTCGTTCTGTAG
- a CDS encoding DUF7111 family protein — protein sequence MTDTDTETSSADERTATQEGITAAYNETESERVLEFAATGDSTTANAGSTAAIAQNIEGYAMLKVRPTAEGDELERYYGFDMALDHAAELLGVSAHDLPVPEAAADMGM from the coding sequence ATGACCGATACGGATACCGAGACATCCTCTGCGGACGAGCGAACCGCGACACAGGAGGGCATTACGGCGGCCTACAACGAAACCGAGTCCGAACGCGTCCTCGAGTTCGCAGCAACCGGCGATTCGACGACAGCCAACGCCGGTTCCACGGCAGCAATCGCCCAGAATATCGAGGGCTACGCCATGCTGAAAGTGCGTCCAACCGCCGAGGGCGACGAACTCGAGCGCTACTACGGCTTCGATATGGCGCTCGATCACGCCGCGGAACTGCTTGGAGTGTCCGCGCACGACCTGCCGGTGCCGGAGGCCGCTGCGGACATGGGAATGTGA
- a CDS encoding DUF3267 domain-containing protein, translated as MCRTASDPADDGGADQPGSDATEPVATVRLTRRVAWQWLAGATAAFFVSAYVFAAVQAMVQGRPLEPFVIAATPTGINRVLVISLVLVALVVVLHELLHGVCMAVYGGETAYGVGVSYFVLPYAYAETDASFTRTQLLVTLLAPLVVITVGGLLALAVVPSSILIIPLAANVAGSVGDLWMAGTLLQYPANVRVSDPPGDVQGLSIYPPADGSASDSSTDAIDQRRGSVVLARVVTGAVGTLAGLIALGIVAVLGSLAVGSGDVIVGASEGRWLLFLHERHGSSASLEVGAPLALALATAGGLAWALVGTVREQLSTTEP; from the coding sequence GTGTGTCGGACGGCCTCGGACCCAGCGGACGACGGTGGTGCGGATCAGCCCGGAAGCGACGCCACCGAACCGGTCGCGACGGTTCGACTCACGCGCCGTGTCGCCTGGCAGTGGCTCGCCGGTGCAACGGCTGCGTTTTTCGTCTCCGCGTATGTCTTCGCTGCCGTACAGGCGATGGTTCAGGGCCGCCCCCTCGAGCCATTCGTTATCGCGGCCACCCCGACTGGCATCAATCGCGTGCTCGTCATCTCGCTGGTGTTGGTCGCACTGGTCGTCGTCCTCCACGAGTTGCTCCACGGCGTCTGCATGGCCGTCTACGGCGGGGAGACGGCGTACGGGGTCGGCGTCTCCTATTTCGTCCTGCCCTATGCCTATGCGGAGACCGACGCGAGTTTCACGCGCACGCAGTTGCTTGTCACCCTGCTCGCGCCGCTGGTCGTCATCACGGTCGGTGGCCTGCTCGCGCTGGCCGTCGTCCCCTCGAGCATCCTGATTATTCCGCTCGCCGCGAACGTCGCCGGCTCCGTCGGCGACCTCTGGATGGCTGGCACGCTGTTGCAGTATCCCGCGAACGTTCGCGTGAGCGACCCGCCGGGTGACGTGCAAGGGCTGTCGATCTACCCGCCCGCCGACGGGTCAGCTAGCGACTCGAGCACCGACGCAATCGACCAACGCCGCGGCTCGGTCGTTCTCGCTCGCGTCGTCACCGGCGCAGTCGGGACGCTCGCCGGCCTCATCGCTCTCGGCATCGTCGCCGTACTCGGCTCGCTCGCCGTCGGCTCCGGCGACGTGATCGTCGGCGCGTCCGAGGGGCGCTGGCTGCTCTTTCTCCACGAACGCCACGGCTCGAGCGCCTCACTCGAGGTCGGTGCGCCACTTGCGCTTGCACTCGCAACGGCTGGTGGCCTCGCGTGGGCGCTCGTCGGCACCGTCCGAGAACAACTCTCGACAACCGAACCGTAA
- a CDS encoding PadR family transcriptional regulator: protein MTKWLQSGRRRDICFLLVASEDGELRSQQLKSKLEAHYDGHIEPKSFYGTLSALEDAGFVEKRTAGLHDVYALTDGGQRRVREHYEWVSDCLDADG, encoded by the coding sequence ATGACCAAGTGGCTCCAGAGCGGGCGGCGACGAGACATCTGCTTCCTGCTCGTCGCGAGCGAGGACGGCGAACTGCGTAGCCAACAGTTGAAATCGAAACTCGAGGCCCACTACGACGGGCATATCGAACCGAAATCGTTCTACGGAACGCTCTCGGCGCTCGAGGACGCCGGGTTCGTCGAAAAGCGAACTGCAGGATTGCACGACGTCTACGCACTCACCGATGGCGGCCAACGGCGTGTTCGGGAGCACTACGAGTGGGTCAGCGACTGTCTCGACGCTGACGGCTGA
- a CDS encoding acyl-CoA dehydrogenase, whose amino-acid sequence MDFTLSAEQEQIREMVAEFVDEEIVPVASEIDHDDEFPADLVDDMASLGLMGMPFPEEYGGAGLDYHSYAIGLEEISRGSGGLGTVVAAHTSLAGNMLYEFGDESQKEEFLTPLAEGRDIGAFALSEAGAGSDVPAMKTTAERDGDEYVINGGKLWISNGSVADTVTLFAKTDPKAGNKGISSFIVRPEEDDGFIVEGTEEKLGDKGCPTAELRFDDLRLPEERLLGEEGDGFIHALKTLNGGRITIAARGVGIARAAFEEARDYANEREQFGQPIGEFQSIKHKLADMDTKIQAAKLLMHKAADKKIRGENYIKDAAQAKLYASEVSREVANEGIQIHGGYGYTKDFPAERFYRDAKLNEIYEGTSEVLRNTIGDQLLEE is encoded by the coding sequence ATGGACTTTACACTCTCGGCCGAACAGGAACAGATTCGCGAGATGGTCGCCGAGTTCGTCGACGAGGAAATCGTCCCCGTCGCGAGCGAGATCGACCACGACGACGAGTTTCCCGCAGATCTCGTCGACGACATGGCGTCCCTCGGACTGATGGGCATGCCGTTCCCCGAGGAGTACGGCGGCGCGGGACTGGACTATCACTCGTATGCTATCGGTCTCGAGGAAATTTCTCGAGGCTCGGGCGGACTCGGAACGGTCGTCGCCGCCCACACCTCGCTTGCGGGCAACATGCTCTACGAGTTTGGCGACGAGTCTCAAAAGGAGGAATTCCTGACGCCGCTTGCAGAGGGGCGCGACATTGGCGCGTTCGCGCTCTCGGAGGCCGGTGCAGGGAGCGACGTACCGGCGATGAAGACCACCGCCGAAAGAGACGGCGACGAGTACGTGATCAACGGCGGCAAGCTCTGGATTTCGAACGGTTCCGTCGCGGACACGGTGACACTCTTTGCGAAGACCGATCCCAAGGCGGGCAACAAGGGCATTTCGTCGTTCATCGTCCGCCCCGAGGAAGACGACGGCTTCATCGTCGAGGGGACGGAGGAGAAACTCGGCGATAAGGGCTGTCCGACCGCCGAACTCAGGTTCGATGATCTTCGACTACCCGAGGAACGCCTACTGGGCGAGGAAGGCGATGGATTCATTCACGCGCTGAAAACGTTAAACGGCGGCCGGATCACCATCGCCGCTCGCGGCGTCGGCATCGCCCGTGCAGCCTTCGAGGAGGCCCGCGACTACGCAAATGAGCGAGAGCAGTTCGGCCAGCCCATCGGCGAGTTCCAGTCGATCAAACACAAACTGGCGGATATGGACACCAAAATCCAGGCCGCAAAGTTGCTCATGCACAAGGCCGCAGACAAAAAGATTCGCGGCGAGAACTACATCAAAGACGCCGCGCAGGCCAAACTCTACGCCTCGGAAGTCTCTCGAGAGGTCGCCAACGAGGGCATCCAGATCCACGGCGGCTACGGCTACACGAAGGACTTTCCCGCCGAGCGATTCTACCGCGACGCCAAACTCAACGAAATCTACGAGGGCACGAGCGAGGTCCTGCGCAACACGATCGGCGATCAGTTGCTCGAGGAGTGA
- a CDS encoding SDR family oxidoreductase: MTEIILVAGSHGATGQHVTERLAARDDYEVRAMIRKDDQADELAALGGDPVVADLTDPDSLEAAVEGCDGIVFAAGSNGNDVYGVDRDGAITLIDAADDAGVDRFVMLSSMGTDDPDSAPDALQDYLIAKAEADEYLRQSGLNYTIVRPGELTTDAGTGDIRAADSLEMDSGDIPREDVAAVLVTALEFDPVFGETVEILGGETAIEDALEEISSS, translated from the coding sequence ATGACGGAGATAATTCTCGTCGCAGGCTCACACGGCGCGACAGGACAGCACGTCACGGAGCGGCTTGCAGCACGTGACGACTACGAAGTGCGCGCGATGATCCGCAAGGACGACCAGGCCGACGAGTTGGCCGCACTCGGCGGCGACCCAGTTGTGGCCGACCTCACTGACCCCGACTCGCTCGAGGCCGCTGTCGAGGGCTGCGATGGCATCGTGTTCGCCGCCGGATCGAACGGCAACGATGTCTACGGCGTCGACCGCGACGGTGCGATCACCCTGATTGACGCTGCCGACGACGCAGGCGTCGACCGGTTCGTCATGCTCAGTTCGATGGGCACCGACGACCCCGACTCCGCTCCCGACGCCCTGCAGGACTACCTCATCGCGAAAGCCGAAGCCGACGAGTACCTCCGACAGAGCGGGCTCAACTACACCATCGTCCGCCCCGGCGAACTAACAACCGACGCCGGCACCGGCGACATTCGAGCAGCAGACAGCCTCGAGATGGATTCTGGCGACATTCCGCGCGAAGACGTCGCCGCAGTGCTCGTCACCGCCCTCGAGTTTGATCCTGTCTTCGGCGAAACGGTCGAGATACTGGGCGGCGAGACGGCGATTGAAGACGCACTCGAGGAGATCAGTTCGAGCTAG